A window of Nitrospirota bacterium genomic DNA:
TCGTGTTGCTGACCTCAAGCGCCGCGGACGTGCCGATTATCGCCGAGGTTGTCGTGCGCAGGATATCGCTGCCTGGCGTTTGGCCGCCTTGGTTGATGTGGACGTGGCCAGTGCCCGCGTTAAGGGTAGAGATCGTGATATCGCCGCTGTTTTCACCCGTTCCACCAGGACCGACGAGCATCGAAATGACGATGTTGCTGTTGGTAGCACTCGTATTGATCGCTGTCCCGTCTGCCATGGTGAATTCGGCAGCAGTACTGTCGGTGCGCCCGGCCGCTGAGGCGGTATTGTCGTTGGCGGTCGCCGTGAACGACCCCTTCAGCGTGATGTTTTGATTGATGAGGATGCTGCGGCCCGCTTGCATGGTAAGGTTGCCGCTGCCCGCATTTCCGCTCGCATCGATCGCCGCATTGACCGTGATGTCGTTGTTCGCTTGCAGCGTGACATTCGCGCCATTCAGGCCAGTTACGATGGCGCTTGCGGCGATCGTGTTGGTAGTGGCATCAGCTCCGCCACCGCCACTGTTCACGTCAGCATCTGCGAACTGGTCGACTTCTGAGAGAGTGACGCCCGATTCACTTGCCGCCGCCACCTCGATATTGGTTGGATCGAGCAGCAGCGTTCCCGTCGTTCCATTAGGCGCCCTCAGGTTCACCAGCCCACGATAGTCGAGCACCCCCTTGCCCGAGACCTCCGCGAACCCCCCATCGCCGCCTTGCGCCCCGCCGCGCGCGCTGATGGTCCCGTAGAAACGCGTGATGTCGTCCGCCCACACGATCACCCGCCCGCCATCGCCGTTCGTGCCGGCGTCTGCAGAGATCGTTGCGCCTTGCCCGACGTAGGTCCGGAAGGCGTTCTGCTCCGGCCCCTTGCCCTGGAAGTTGCCGCCGACGAGCACCGTACCGCCACCCGCATCGCCGGAGGCATTGATGCTCGCGCTCGCCCCGTTCAGACCGACCCCGACGTACTGGCCGAGCACCTTCACCGTGCCGCCGGTGGTGCCGGCATCGGCGCCCTGCGCCGAGACGGCGCCGGAGACGCTGACGACGCCCTTGTCGCCACCGTCGAGCACGATGATGCCGTTTCGCTCGGCGATGGTGTCGGCGCGAACGACGCCCTCGGTGTTGATGACGGTGTCGAGGATTGCGTTCGCCGAGCGTGCGGTCATGAGCACCGTCCCGCCGTCGGCGGCGAGCGTGCCCTTGTTGATCGCGGCGGCGTTCAAGGCCGCCTGCGGCACCTGCACCGAGATCAGCCCGTCGCCCACCATGTCGAGCTTCACCTGGTCGCCTGCGGCGAGCGCCACCGTGCCCATGCGCGCCGAGATCACGCCGTCGTTTTGCACATGCGGCGCGGCAAGGACCGCGTAGCCCCCGGCCGCGGTGATCGTTCCCTGATTGACCACCGCACCGGCACCACCCGGGTTGGTGAACACCCAGTTGCCGGAGAGATAGCTCGCGTCGCTGATAGAAAGCGAGGTCGCGACCAGGCCTTTGACGTCCACGCTCGCGCCGGGCATGAAGTACACGCCGGCCGGGTTGGACAGGATGAGGGTGCCGCTCGCCGACAGGCGCCCGTAGATCTCGGAGGCGGACTGCGCGCCGATGCGGTAGAGGGCGCTGCCGCCCGCCGGCTGCGTGACGATGACCGACTCGGGCCGCGCGATGTTGAAC
This region includes:
- a CDS encoding filamentous hemagglutinin N-terminal domain-containing protein; the protein is MSKQKKSSVSAPSVVEVHLRRSAIAAAVAAAFWSQGALALPTGGVVTHGSSVITTPSATVMNVNQSTPTSIIEWQTFNIARPESVIVTQPAGGSALYRIGAQSASEIYGRLSASGTLILSNPAGVYFMPGASVDVKGLVATSLSISDASYLSGNWVFTNPGGAGAVVNQGTITAAGGYAVLAAPHVQNDGVISARMGTVALAAGDQVKLDMVGDGLISVQVPQAALNAAAINKGTLAADGGTVLMTARSANAILDTVINTEGVVRADTIAERNGIIVLDGGDKGVVSVSGAVSAQGADAGTTGGTVKVLGQYVGVGLNGASASINASGDAGGGTVLVGGNFQGKGPEQNAFRTYVGQGATISADAGTNGDGGRVIVWADDITRFYGTISARGGAQGGDGGFAEVSGKGVLDYRGLVNLRAPNGTTGTLLLDPTNIEVAAASESGVTLSEVDQFADADVNSGGGGADATTNTIAASAIVTGLNGANVTLQANNDITVNAAIDASGNAGSGNLTMQAGRSILINQNITLKGSFTATANDNTASAAGRTDSTAAEFTMADGTAINTSATNSNIVISMLVGPGGTGENSGDITISTLNAGTGHVHINQGGQTPGSDILRTTTSAIIGTSAALEVSNTNNTTGAIGMSASPINVTVTNLDARVLNGSGGIFINSSGALNIGSAGLGTIVGINTSSGNLEVTAGGAVTQTEQLSIGGTTSVNAGANAITLTQAGNDFQGAVTATGTGISITDANALTVALTDAGAST